A genome region from Lactobacillus sp. ESL0791 includes the following:
- the gatC gene encoding Asp-tRNA(Asn)/Glu-tRNA(Gln) amidotransferase subunit GatC: MEITEDTIKHVAVLSRLEFDESKIGKFTEEMGSIINMANQLSEVDTEGVAETVQVVDRDTVFREDKPEHWQSRSELMANVPDKANGFIKVPVIINKDEDE, from the coding sequence TTGGAAATCACAGAAGATACAATTAAGCACGTTGCGGTATTATCGCGGCTGGAGTTTGATGAAAGTAAAATCGGCAAGTTTACCGAAGAAATGGGTTCAATTATCAACATGGCTAATCAGCTTTCAGAAGTTGACACAGAAGGGGTTGCCGAAACGGTTCAAGTGGTTGACCGTGACACGGTTTTCCGCGAAGATAAGCCTGAGCACTGGCAAAGCCGTAGCGAATTAATGGCAAACGTTCCGGATAAGGCTAACGGGTTCATTAAGGTTCCTGTAATTATTAATAAAGATGAGGACGAGTAA
- the rlmD gene encoding 23S rRNA (uracil(1939)-C(5))-methyltransferase RlmD produces MEKNQIIDLEITDLSYEAMGVAHHEGMTVFVNNALPGEIVSAKILKVKKSFAFAKIEEIKKESPDRVDIKLNQWVQTGLASLAHIKYDKQLEFKRNQVVNLLKKAHLEDKEVGQTLASPEETGYRNKAQVPVREVDGQLEIGFFRRHSHDLVPLTNFFTTDPEIDRVLVAVRDILRAHHVPAYDEIHNQGEVRYLDVRRSKDSGEIMVILVCLHKDFDQLPAVADDIKKIDKVDSLVLNHNPKKTNVILGKTDYLIFGNPQIVDKIGDVKFRISPESFFQINSLQTPRLYDLAIKNADLKPSDVVVDAYSGIGTIGLSVARHVKSVRGIEVVGDAVKDANANAELNGISNAKYVTGKAEKVMPRWASEGMKTDVIFVDPPRKGLTPEFIDAAVTTGPKKIVYISCNPATLVRDLQDFQKHGYDFDRIDPVDMFPQTPHVEAVTVLTKEN; encoded by the coding sequence ATGGAAAAGAATCAAATTATCGATTTAGAAATTACCGACTTGTCTTATGAAGCGATGGGCGTTGCCCATCACGAAGGCATGACGGTTTTTGTTAATAATGCTCTGCCTGGCGAAATTGTCAGTGCAAAAATCTTGAAGGTTAAGAAGAGCTTTGCCTTCGCTAAGATTGAAGAGATCAAGAAAGAAAGCCCGGATCGGGTGGATATCAAGCTCAACCAGTGGGTACAGACGGGCCTGGCTTCGCTTGCGCACATTAAATATGATAAGCAGCTTGAATTTAAACGCAATCAGGTGGTGAATCTGCTTAAAAAGGCTCATCTTGAAGATAAGGAAGTTGGGCAAACCTTGGCTAGTCCGGAAGAAACAGGCTACCGCAATAAGGCGCAAGTGCCGGTGCGGGAAGTTGATGGTCAACTGGAGATTGGCTTTTTCAGACGGCATTCCCATGATTTGGTGCCGCTCACTAATTTCTTTACCACTGATCCGGAAATTGATCGGGTTTTGGTTGCCGTCCGCGATATTCTGCGTGCGCACCATGTTCCTGCCTATGATGAAATTCATAATCAGGGTGAGGTGCGCTACCTGGATGTTCGCCGTAGTAAAGACAGCGGCGAAATTATGGTGATTTTGGTTTGTTTGCACAAGGACTTTGACCAGTTGCCAGCCGTTGCCGATGACATTAAGAAGATTGACAAGGTGGACAGTCTGGTTTTGAACCACAATCCAAAAAAGACCAATGTAATTTTGGGTAAAACCGATTATCTGATCTTTGGTAATCCGCAGATTGTTGACAAGATTGGTGATGTTAAGTTTCGGATCTCACCTGAAAGTTTCTTCCAGATTAATTCGCTGCAGACTCCGCGTCTGTATGACTTGGCAATCAAAAATGCGGATCTAAAACCAAGTGATGTGGTTGTTGATGCCTACTCCGGGATCGGGACAATTGGTTTAAGCGTTGCCCGGCATGTGAAGAGTGTGCGCGGGATTGAAGTTGTGGGGGATGCGGTCAAGGATGCCAACGCCAACGCTGAACTCAACGGGATTTCTAACGCCAAATATGTAACCGGTAAGGCCGAAAAGGTGATGCCGCGTTGGGCCAGTGAGGGTATGAAAACCGATGTCATCTTTGTTGATCCACCAAGAAAAGGGTTAACCCCGGAATTTATTGATGCGGCTGTAACGACAGGTCCCAAGAAGATCGTGTACATTTCCTGTAATCCGGCAACGCTTGTGCGTGATCTGCAGGATTTCCAAAAGCACGGTTATGACTTTGACCGCATTGATCCGGTGGATATGTTCCCGCAAACCCCGCACGTTGAGGCGGTCACGGTGTTAACAAAAGAAAATTAA
- a CDS encoding P-loop NTPase fold protein — MSKNSMIESLRNYVNGNDDFAILLNGEWGTGKTYFLKHEIDNKEESRIFKDKIPIYLSIFGYDSLDSLKKDITDKIYMSCFNMGNKIGKELKKVLKPIRKELKAMAGNHGDLFDIGNKLLADIGSTFMRKRIEERAGKIVVVIDDIERISEEIKLVDFLGYILTDLIEDLKCRVILVGNVSKIQNVKNDFNKISEKIVSRVIPFSIDFSTIKDSFLDKSDNQFVRANSDWIGKVLLIQFKTSTLNLRTLKFIFSTFEIVDQELREYFENHKESSDDKVNIERSAFLNIFVIAIEHREGRLTKENLQELRPLMNTRNFIRFTLNKGIWKNSSTNTKNNDHLAKYIVKKYHCINRACFDDYIFYDEQINHIIFDLTFDSVAFIDDWYKLFKSDIKASQVLVDKTNYFRDIDDDEFENLQIKVLKNIDEHKMSFDQLINVYDNFDYFEKINLLMIHEDYQSKILQEIEWIITKNCKNFEILDDYQEKWEMKKDIGLISVDIQKKIDEIFNKFDEKANRKRKLEFLTSIFEGNYRRTEELSGVNTGIDFFETLLDSGLLQKYVLTAHPRSEKFTQYIYNHFVNNNYKKIYPYKEKNITNLCEKIKEFMRENNSLGKIGMFNLNELIDKLNLLIETDQKDKMNSNYFFP; from the coding sequence TTGTCAAAAAATTCAATGATTGAAAGCCTGAGAAACTATGTCAATGGTAATGATGATTTTGCTATTCTACTTAATGGAGAATGGGGTACTGGAAAAACTTATTTTTTAAAACATGAGATTGATAATAAGGAAGAATCTAGAATTTTTAAGGATAAGATACCAATATATCTTTCTATTTTTGGCTATGACTCATTAGATAGTTTGAAAAAAGATATTACTGACAAAATATATATGTCTTGTTTTAATATGGGTAATAAAATTGGTAAGGAACTAAAAAAAGTACTAAAACCGATAAGAAAAGAATTAAAAGCTATGGCTGGAAATCATGGTGATTTATTTGATATTGGTAATAAATTGCTCGCAGATATAGGCTCTACTTTTATGCGAAAACGAATTGAAGAAAGAGCGGGGAAAATAGTTGTTGTCATAGATGATATTGAAAGAATAAGTGAAGAAATTAAATTAGTAGATTTTTTAGGTTACATCTTAACAGATTTAATTGAAGATTTAAAATGTCGGGTGATTTTGGTAGGTAATGTTTCAAAAATTCAAAATGTAAAAAATGATTTTAATAAGATAAGTGAAAAGATAGTCAGTAGAGTTATACCTTTTAGTATTGACTTTTCTACTATAAAAGATAGTTTTCTAGATAAAAGCGATAATCAATTTGTTAGAGCTAATTCTGATTGGATTGGGAAAGTATTATTGATACAATTTAAAACCTCTACTTTAAATTTACGAACACTTAAGTTTATATTCTCTACTTTTGAGATTGTTGATCAAGAACTACGAGAATATTTTGAAAATCATAAAGAGTCAAGTGATGATAAAGTAAATATTGAAAGATCCGCGTTTTTAAATATATTTGTCATAGCAATAGAACATAGAGAAGGAAGATTAACTAAGGAAAATCTGCAAGAATTAAGGCCATTGATGAATACCAGAAATTTTATTCGATTTACTTTAAATAAAGGTATCTGGAAAAATTCATCTACTAATACAAAGAATAATGATCATCTTGCAAAATATATAGTAAAAAAATATCATTGTATCAATAGGGCATGCTTTGATGATTATATTTTTTATGATGAACAAATAAATCATATTATTTTTGATCTTACTTTTGATAGTGTGGCTTTTATAGATGATTGGTACAAATTATTCAAGAGTGACATCAAAGCAAGCCAGGTTTTGGTAGATAAAACAAATTATTTTAGAGATATTGATGATGATGAATTTGAAAATTTGCAAATTAAGGTTTTAAAAAATATAGATGAACATAAAATGTCGTTTGATCAATTAATTAATGTGTACGACAATTTTGATTATTTTGAAAAAATTAATCTGCTAATGATACATGAAGATTATCAATCTAAAATATTACAAGAAATAGAATGGATAATAACGAAAAATTGTAAAAATTTTGAAATATTAGATGATTATCAGGAAAAATGGGAGATGAAGAAAGACATTGGGCTTATTTCAGTTGATATACAGAAAAAAATTGATGAAATATTTAATAAGTTTGATGAAAAAGCAAATAGAAAAAGGAAATTAGAATTTTTAACTAGCATTTTTGAAGGTAATTATAGAAGAACAGAAGAATTGTCTGGAGTGAATACAGGAATTGATTTTTTTGAAACCCTTTTGGATTCTGGTCTATTACAAAAATATGTTTTAACTGCTCATCCTAGATCTGAAAAGTTTACACAGTATATATATAATCATTTTGTCAATAATAACTATAAAAAAATATATCCCTATAAAGAAAAGAACATAACAAATCTATGCGAGAAAATTAAAGAATTTATGCGTGAGAATAATAGCTTAGGCAAGATAGGTATGTTTAATTTAAATGAATTAATTGATAAACTAAACTTGCTTATAGAAACTGATCAAAAAGACAAGATGAATAGCAATTACTTTTTCCCGTAA
- a CDS encoding Bax inhibitor-1/YccA family protein gives MDNFSTNPNRRQVHSISETNNFLTRMYSLMGLSVLVSAVTAYLTMTVFRSAVMQMPVSIMWIILFVPLGLSLGISFKADRSPVASFVMLMILAVIYGFEFSLIAGFYTGTQLTTAFISSAAVFIAMALFGTFTKRDLTNWNSYLGAALIGFLVAWIVNMLLNNPTITYIFSFIGVIIFTGLTASDANKMKNIYNVYGGQVSTNGLAVMGALQLYLDFINIFMFLLEIFGGSGNSRN, from the coding sequence ATGGATAATTTTTCAACTAACCCAAACAGACGGCAAGTGCATTCCATTTCTGAAACAAATAACTTCTTAACTAGAATGTACAGCCTTATGGGCTTGTCAGTTTTAGTTTCAGCGGTCACAGCCTACTTGACTATGACTGTCTTCAGAAGTGCTGTCATGCAAATGCCGGTTTCAATTATGTGGATCATTTTGTTTGTTCCGCTAGGCCTATCACTGGGTATCAGCTTTAAAGCTGATCGCAGTCCTGTAGCAAGCTTTGTCATGTTGATGATTCTTGCAGTCATTTACGGCTTTGAATTCTCATTGATTGCCGGTTTTTACACCGGAACCCAATTGACAACCGCCTTTATTTCATCGGCAGCGGTCTTTATCGCAATGGCGCTTTTTGGTACTTTTACCAAAAGGGACCTAACCAACTGGAACTCTTATTTAGGTGCTGCTCTGATTGGTTTTCTGGTTGCCTGGATTGTCAACATGTTGCTCAATAATCCCACAATCACCTATATCTTTTCCTTTATCGGCGTCATAATTTTTACCGGTTTAACGGCCAGCGATGCCAATAAAATGAAAAATATTTATAACGTTTATGGTGGGCAGGTTTCAACCAACGGCTTGGCAGTCATGGGCGCACTGCAACTTTACCTTGATTTCATCAACATTTTTATGTTTTTGCTTGAGATCTTCGGCGGAAGCGGAAATAGTAGAAATTAA
- the gatA gene encoding Asp-tRNA(Asn)/Glu-tRNA(Gln) amidotransferase subunit GatA produces the protein MNYLKENIDSLNKKLANGELTADQLAQDTVNNIQETDKKLNAWITVKDEVKPGSDLDFAKSKLAGIPIAIKDNIITNGVKTTAASKILGNYMPVYDATVITKLKQARATFVGKTNMDEFAMGSSTEHSYFGVTHNPWNLAKVPGGSSGGSAVAVASGQVVAALGSDTGGSIRQPAAFNGIFGIKPTYGRVSRWGLIAFASSLDQIGVMSKRVKDSAEVLNVIAGSDDHDSTTSEREVPDFTKFIGQDVKGLRVAVPKEYMSEGVDSGVREVVQQQIDLLKENGAIINEVSLPLTKYVVPTYYIIASSEASSNLQRYDGIRYGYRAKDTKNLLDVYVKSRSEGFGPEVQRRIILGSFALSAGSYDKFFRQAAKVRTLICDEFDKVFAENDVVVGPTTTTPAFDIGSEISDPIKMYNNDILTISANLAGIPAASVPAGLVDGMPVGFQIMAKRFDEGSIFRTADFVERANKFYKQTPSGMED, from the coding sequence ATGAATTATTTGAAAGAAAATATTGACTCATTAAATAAAAAATTGGCTAACGGCGAATTAACAGCCGACCAACTGGCCCAAGATACGGTTAATAATATTCAGGAGACGGATAAAAAGCTCAATGCTTGGATCACGGTCAAGGACGAAGTTAAACCAGGATCGGACCTTGATTTTGCTAAAAGCAAATTAGCTGGAATCCCGATTGCGATCAAGGACAATATTATTACTAATGGTGTCAAAACCACGGCCGCAAGCAAAATTTTGGGAAATTACATGCCGGTTTATGATGCAACGGTTATCACTAAGTTAAAACAAGCGCGGGCAACCTTTGTTGGCAAGACCAACATGGATGAATTTGCGATGGGATCTTCAACCGAGCATTCATATTTTGGGGTGACGCATAATCCGTGGAATTTGGCTAAAGTTCCTGGTGGCTCGTCCGGTGGTTCAGCTGTTGCTGTTGCCTCGGGCCAGGTAGTAGCTGCTTTAGGTTCCGATACCGGTGGCTCGATCCGCCAGCCGGCAGCATTCAATGGTATTTTTGGGATTAAGCCGACCTATGGCCGTGTATCGCGCTGGGGCCTGATCGCCTTTGCTTCTTCCCTAGATCAAATTGGGGTGATGAGCAAGCGGGTCAAAGATTCGGCTGAGGTATTGAACGTGATTGCCGGCAGCGACGATCATGATTCAACAACTTCTGAGCGTGAGGTACCTGATTTCACCAAGTTTATTGGACAAGATGTTAAGGGCTTGCGGGTCGCTGTTCCTAAGGAATATATGAGTGAGGGTGTTGACAGCGGTGTCCGAGAGGTTGTTCAGCAGCAGATTGATTTGCTGAAAGAAAACGGCGCAATCATCAATGAAGTTTCGCTGCCGCTGACGAAATATGTTGTTCCAACATATTACATCATTGCTTCAAGTGAAGCTTCATCTAACCTGCAGCGTTATGATGGAATCCGCTATGGATACCGTGCTAAGGATACAAAGAATTTATTGGATGTTTACGTTAAGTCACGTTCAGAAGGTTTTGGTCCAGAAGTGCAGCGGCGGATCATCCTGGGCTCTTTTGCCTTGTCTGCTGGTTCTTACGATAAATTTTTCCGGCAGGCTGCTAAGGTGAGAACACTGATTTGCGATGAATTCGATAAGGTCTTTGCGGAAAATGATGTTGTTGTCGGACCGACAACAACCACGCCGGCTTTTGATATTGGCAGTGAAATTTCCGATCCGATTAAAATGTACAATAACGATATTCTGACAATTTCGGCTAATTTAGCCGGAATTCCGGCCGCCAGTGTTCCTGCTGGTTTGGTTGACGGGATGCCGGTTGGTTTCCAAATTATGGCCAAACGGTTTGATGAGGGCAGCATCTTTAGAACAGCTGATTTTGTCGAGCGTGCAAATAAGTTTTATAAACAAACACCGTCTGGAATGGAGGATTAA
- the gatB gene encoding Asp-tRNA(Asn)/Glu-tRNA(Gln) amidotransferase subunit GatB: MNFKSTIGFEVHFELKTKSKIFSPSPVSYGAEANTETNVIDWAMPGVLPYVNKDVYRLGIMVALATHAHVLPTTHFDRKNYYYPDSPKAYQITQFFQPLARDGYVEIEVHGKKKRIGIHEMHIEEDAGKNTHGTNGYSYVDLNRQGVPLLEVVSEPEIADPDEGYAYLEKLRKIVQFTGASDVKMEEGSMRVDTNISIRPAGQKELGTKVEMKNLNSFEHVRKSLAYEQKRQAQVLLSGGRVQLSTRRFDEATGKTVLERVKEGDADYRYFPEPDLAPDHISQKWIDEIAKTLPRTAEARYDDYVNKYGLKPYDADVLLQTKESSDFFDKAVAAGADPQLAANWMNTQVNGYLNDNRVTLADIKLTPEHLAAMIKLIKDGTISSKIAKKVFAETITKGTDPKKFVEAQGMVQLSDSSVLAPMVKEVVDNNPQSVEDFKNGKDRAIGYLVGQIMKQTKGKANPKMVNKLLNEELQSR; this comes from the coding sequence ATGAATTTTAAATCGACAATTGGCTTCGAAGTTCACTTCGAACTAAAAACTAAGAGTAAGATCTTTTCACCTTCACCAGTAAGTTATGGTGCGGAAGCTAACACTGAAACTAACGTCATTGACTGGGCAATGCCAGGGGTACTGCCGTATGTCAATAAGGACGTTTACCGTTTGGGGATCATGGTTGCTTTGGCAACGCATGCGCACGTTTTGCCGACAACCCATTTTGATCGGAAGAACTACTACTATCCAGATAGTCCTAAGGCTTATCAGATTACGCAGTTCTTCCAACCGCTGGCTAGAGACGGCTACGTCGAAATTGAAGTCCATGGCAAGAAGAAGCGAATTGGTATCCACGAAATGCACATTGAGGAAGATGCTGGTAAGAACACGCACGGAACCAACGGCTATTCGTACGTTGACTTAAACCGTCAGGGTGTGCCGCTGCTGGAAGTTGTTTCCGAACCAGAAATTGCTGATCCTGATGAGGGCTATGCATATCTAGAAAAATTGCGGAAAATTGTCCAGTTTACCGGGGCATCTGATGTTAAGATGGAAGAGGGTTCAATGCGGGTTGACACCAATATTTCGATCCGGCCAGCTGGACAAAAGGAACTTGGTACCAAGGTCGAGATGAAGAACCTGAACTCCTTTGAGCACGTGCGTAAATCCCTTGCTTATGAACAAAAACGGCAGGCACAGGTATTGCTTTCCGGCGGCCGGGTTCAGCTTTCAACCCGCCGCTTTGATGAAGCTACCGGTAAAACTGTTTTGGAACGGGTCAAGGAAGGCGATGCAGATTACCGCTATTTCCCAGAACCAGACCTTGCGCCGGATCACATCAGCCAGAAGTGGATTGACGAGATTGCTAAAACTCTTCCGCGAACAGCAGAAGCACGTTATGATGACTATGTGAATAAGTATGGGTTAAAGCCGTACGATGCAGATGTGCTGCTGCAGACTAAAGAAAGTTCAGACTTCTTTGATAAAGCAGTTGCTGCCGGAGCCGATCCACAGCTTGCCGCTAACTGGATGAATACCCAGGTTAATGGTTATTTGAATGATAACCGGGTAACCTTGGCCGACATCAAGTTGACGCCAGAGCATCTGGCTGCCATGATTAAGCTGATTAAAGATGGTACGATTTCTTCGAAAATTGCCAAGAAGGTTTTTGCGGAAACAATCACTAAGGGTACTGACCCCAAGAAATTTGTTGAAGCTCAAGGCATGGTTCAACTTTCAGATAGCAGTGTTCTGGCACCAATGGTCAAGGAAGTTGTTGACAATAACCCACAGTCGGTTGAAGACTTCAAGAATGGTAAGGACCGGGCAATTGGTTACTTGGTGGGCCAAATTATGAAGCAGACCAAGGGTAAGGCAAACCCGAAGATGGTTAATAAACTGTTGAATGAAGAATTACAGAGTCGTTAA
- a CDS encoding M13 family metallopeptidase, giving the protein MTQKSKAARGGSGNVLKPKVGTRPQDNLYLAINSKWMKKAKIPADATSTGTFDELDLKITNELSQDMADFADGKKQLPNLPNFDKAVELYKLARDFDQRNRDGAEPIKTDLAQLEGITDFADFNTKAAKLYDEGFSLPIDISVSPDMKNAKKNALWFSPTGTILPDKSSYQDANAKQLLDIYQKQSVDLLKMAGVSEDQATSYAEQAIKFDSLLAQNVKSAEENADDASQYNPMSMQDFKSKFTDFDIQQFLQGTIGKEPEQIIVTDPDFLNNVNKIVNKDNFADLKGWLIVMFINNSASELSQNFREASFPFAQAVTGQAKLSSGDKQAFEIVDNVFGDLIGIYYGQTYFGEDAKKDVTSMIEKILKTYEKRLQNNDWLSKATKQQAIDKLKAMKVKVGYPDGMPLFYWRTQIVPASKGGSLYSNVRAMQIENIKENFAQLFQPADRNGWGIAGDQVDAAYIPQTNSVIVPAAILQAPFYDKKQSQAANLGGIGAVVGHEISHAFDNNGARYDKEGDMRNWWTKKDYAEFKKKIKAEINLFNGIKYGSSKLNGKQIVSENIADQGGLTVAIQVAKSEGDNLRELFENNARVWKMKTTPQAIKYMLSIDVHAPNPLRANVQAQCQNEFYKTFKVKSTDGMWLSPKKRVHIW; this is encoded by the coding sequence CTGACGCAAAAGTCAAAAGCTGCACGTGGCGGTAGTGGCAATGTTCTTAAACCGAAAGTTGGAACGCGGCCGCAGGATAATCTGTATTTAGCAATTAATTCTAAATGGATGAAGAAAGCGAAAATTCCGGCCGATGCTACAAGTACCGGCACATTTGATGAACTTGATTTGAAGATCACGAATGAATTATCACAGGATATGGCAGACTTTGCCGATGGGAAGAAGCAATTGCCTAATCTGCCTAACTTTGACAAGGCCGTTGAGCTATATAAATTAGCACGCGATTTTGATCAGCGTAATCGTGATGGGGCTGAGCCGATCAAGACAGACTTGGCCCAACTTGAAGGAATTACGGATTTTGCGGATTTTAATACTAAAGCAGCCAAACTGTATGATGAAGGTTTTTCATTACCGATTGATATTTCAGTTTCACCAGATATGAAAAATGCAAAAAAGAACGCGCTTTGGTTCAGTCCTACTGGGACCATCTTACCTGATAAAAGCAGTTATCAAGATGCCAACGCCAAGCAGCTATTAGATATTTACCAGAAGCAGTCGGTCGACTTGCTAAAAATGGCCGGGGTTTCAGAGGACCAGGCAACCAGTTACGCCGAGCAAGCAATTAAGTTTGATAGTTTGCTAGCTCAAAATGTTAAATCTGCTGAAGAGAATGCAGATGATGCAAGCCAGTATAACCCAATGAGTATGCAGGATTTTAAGTCCAAGTTTACGGACTTTGATATTCAGCAATTTTTGCAGGGAACAATTGGCAAGGAACCTGAACAAATTATTGTGACTGACCCTGATTTTTTGAATAACGTTAATAAAATTGTTAACAAGGATAACTTTGCTGACCTTAAAGGCTGGCTGATTGTTATGTTTATTAATAACTCTGCTAGTGAGCTTTCGCAAAACTTCCGTGAAGCCAGTTTTCCGTTTGCACAAGCGGTAACAGGACAAGCAAAGCTGTCTTCGGGTGATAAGCAGGCATTTGAAATTGTTGATAATGTTTTTGGTGACTTAATTGGCATCTATTATGGTCAAACTTATTTTGGTGAAGACGCTAAAAAAGATGTTACCAGCATGATTGAAAAAATACTGAAGACATACGAGAAACGGCTGCAAAATAATGACTGGCTTTCCAAAGCAACTAAGCAGCAGGCAATCGATAAGCTGAAGGCGATGAAGGTTAAGGTTGGTTACCCAGACGGAATGCCACTATTTTATTGGCGTACGCAGATCGTTCCGGCAAGTAAAGGCGGCAGCTTGTATTCCAATGTTCGGGCAATGCAAATTGAAAATATTAAAGAAAATTTTGCCCAATTATTTCAACCAGCTGACCGCAACGGATGGGGCATTGCTGGAGACCAAGTTGATGCTGCTTACATTCCGCAAACTAATTCTGTAATAGTTCCAGCAGCTATTTTACAGGCACCATTTTACGATAAAAAGCAGAGCCAGGCCGCTAACCTAGGTGGAATCGGGGCTGTTGTTGGTCATGAGATTTCTCATGCTTTTGACAATAACGGTGCCCGTTATGATAAAGAAGGTGACATGCGTAATTGGTGGACCAAAAAGGACTATGCCGAATTTAAGAAAAAAATTAAGGCAGAAATTAATTTGTTTAATGGGATTAAGTATGGTTCATCAAAGCTGAATGGTAAACAGATAGTTTCGGAAAATATTGCCGACCAAGGCGGTTTGACCGTAGCGATTCAAGTTGCTAAGAGTGAAGGCGACAATTTACGGGAGCTGTTTGAAAATAATGCCAGAGTTTGGAAAATGAAGACAACCCCGCAAGCAATCAAATATATGCTGTCGATTGATGTCCATGCACCGAACCCGTTACGGGCTAACGTGCAGGCACAGTGCCAAAACGAGTTTTACAAGACTTTTAAGGTTAAGTCTACTGATGGAATGTGGCTGTCTCCAAAGAAGCGGGTACATATTTGGTAA
- a CDS encoding diacylglycerol kinase family lipid kinase, with protein sequence MTKKARLIYNPVSGHEQMPKNVADILDVLEQAGYEASAFRTTPEKKSAQNEATRAAEAGFDLLVAAGGDGTINEVVNGIAFLDERPKMAIIPAGTTNDYARALGIPRDSILEAAKIILQKKTRKMDIGMADFSGDEQYFVNIAACGSLTELTYGVPSEVKSALGYAAYLIKGAEMLPHLTENEMRLTYDDGVYEGKLSMLLLGMTNTIGGFEQIMPDAQLSDGLFQLIIVKPSDPGKLLKLMALALNGRHTDDPDIIYTKTKSLKVDLIGKSKGQELPVNLDGEIGDYCPVTFKNLQQRIEFYVGKSGK encoded by the coding sequence ATGACTAAAAAAGCAAGATTAATTTATAATCCTGTCTCCGGTCACGAGCAAATGCCAAAAAATGTTGCTGATATTCTAGACGTTTTGGAGCAGGCTGGCTATGAAGCTAGCGCTTTTAGAACGACACCTGAAAAAAAGAGTGCGCAAAATGAGGCAACGCGTGCGGCTGAAGCAGGTTTTGATCTGTTGGTTGCCGCCGGTGGTGATGGGACAATCAATGAAGTTGTGAACGGAATTGCCTTTTTGGATGAGCGACCAAAAATGGCGATCATTCCGGCAGGAACGACCAATGATTATGCCCGTGCACTGGGGATTCCGCGCGACAGCATTTTAGAAGCTGCTAAAATCATTTTGCAGAAAAAAACACGTAAAATGGATATCGGCATGGCTGATTTTTCCGGAGATGAGCAATACTTTGTTAATATTGCTGCCTGCGGCTCTTTGACCGAACTGACCTATGGGGTGCCCTCCGAGGTTAAGTCAGCGTTAGGCTATGCTGCTTACCTAATTAAGGGGGCAGAAATGCTGCCGCACTTGACCGAAAATGAAATGCGGCTAACCTATGATGACGGTGTTTATGAGGGCAAACTGTCAATGTTGCTGCTCGGAATGACCAATACGATTGGCGGTTTTGAGCAGATTATGCCTGATGCCCAGCTCAGTGATGGTCTTTTTCAGCTGATTATTGTCAAGCCGTCCGATCCAGGTAAACTCTTGAAGCTGATGGCACTGGCTTTGAATGGCCGCCATACAGATGATCCCGATATTATTTATACCAAAACTAAAAGCTTAAAGGTTGATCTGATTGGTAAGAGTAAGGGACAAGAGTTGCCGGTAAATCTTGATGGTGAAATTGGCGACTACTGTCCGGTTACTTTTAAAAATTTGCAGCAACGGATCGAATTTTACGTTGGCAAATCTGGTAAATAG